A stretch of the Bacillus anthracis str. Vollum genome encodes the following:
- a CDS encoding class I SAM-dependent methyltransferase: MNSPKNSLYEEKSGHYYNAVNPNLLKHIKKEWKEVLDIGCSSGALGAAIKENGTRVSGIEAFPEAAEQAKEKLDHVVLGDIETMEMPYEEEQFDCVIFGDVLEHLFDPWAVIEKVKPYIKHNGVILASIPNVAHISVLAPLLAGNWSYTEYGLLDKTHIRFFTFNEMLRMFLKAGYSISKVDRVYIDHKMYEPLIEELYGVCKKYRLGSGFMAETVVFQYIIEAEKSSL; encoded by the coding sequence ATGAATTCCCCAAAAAATTCTTTATATGAAGAAAAATCTGGTCATTATTATAATGCAGTGAATCCGAATTTATTAAAGCATATAAAAAAGGAATGGAAAGAAGTTCTTGATATCGGTTGCTCGAGCGGTGCGTTGGGAGCAGCAATAAAAGAAAATGGCACACGTGTATCAGGAATCGAGGCATTCCCAGAGGCAGCAGAACAAGCAAAAGAAAAATTAGATCATGTTGTTTTAGGTGATATAGAAACAATGGAGATGCCATATGAGGAAGAGCAATTTGATTGTGTTATATTTGGTGACGTATTAGAGCATTTATTTGATCCATGGGCTGTAATAGAAAAAGTAAAACCGTATATAAAGCATAATGGTGTAATTTTGGCTAGTATACCGAACGTTGCTCACATCTCAGTATTAGCTCCCTTACTTGCTGGAAATTGGTCGTATACAGAATATGGTTTATTAGATAAAACGCATATTCGTTTTTTTACATTTAATGAAATGCTTCGAATGTTTTTAAAAGCAGGATATTCTATTAGTAAAGTAGATCGTGTATATATTGATCATAAAATGTATGAACCGTTAATTGAGGAGTTATATGGAGTTTGTAAAAAATATCGTCTTGGAAGTGGCTTCATGGCTGAAACGGTAGTATTTCAGTATATTATTGAAGCAGAAAAATCATCGTTATGA
- a CDS encoding glycosyltransferase family protein: MSAAEKTILFVTCINDSKMYAQCVRHILRLAVPPGYVVQFMPIRNAKSMTSGYNQAISHPAKYKVYIHQDVFIMNVAFLHGLLQLFNEHEHLGMIGMIGAQYVPPNGVWNEGKGVVGKVIGYMNDLFYMASQEQPYHESKTFMPVECIDGLLMATQYDIPWREDLFDGFDYYDVSQSFEFRKAGYTVGVPVQRDAWCIHYHIDVNMTNYEKYRKIFVEHYMSDVNQDE; this comes from the coding sequence ATGAGCGCTGCTGAGAAAACGATATTATTTGTTACATGTATAAATGATTCGAAAATGTATGCACAGTGTGTACGACATATATTGAGATTGGCAGTGCCACCAGGATATGTTGTACAGTTTATGCCAATTCGGAATGCGAAAAGTATGACGAGCGGATATAATCAAGCGATTTCGCATCCAGCGAAATATAAAGTGTATATACACCAAGATGTTTTCATTATGAATGTAGCATTTTTACATGGACTACTGCAATTATTTAACGAACATGAACATCTTGGGATGATAGGAATGATTGGAGCACAATATGTTCCTCCAAACGGGGTATGGAACGAAGGAAAAGGAGTTGTTGGAAAGGTAATTGGTTATATGAATGATTTGTTTTATATGGCAAGTCAAGAACAGCCGTACCATGAGTCAAAAACATTTATGCCTGTGGAATGTATTGATGGTTTATTGATGGCAACGCAATACGATATTCCGTGGCGAGAAGACTTGTTTGATGGGTTTGACTATTATGATGTGTCCCAATCATTTGAATTTAGAAAAGCTGGCTATACAGTTGGGGTTCCTGTACAGCGTGATGCTTGGTGCATTCACTATCATATTGATGTGAATATGACCAACTATGAAAAGTATAGAAAGATCTTTGTGGAGCACTATATGTCAGATGTAAATCAAGACGAATAG
- a CDS encoding sugar phosphate nucleotidyltransferase, giving the protein MKGIILAGGTGSRLYPITKVTNKHLLPVGRYPMIYHAVYKLKQCDITDIMIITGKEHMGDVVSFLGSGQEFGVSFTYRVQDKAGGIAQALGLCEDFVGNDRMVVILGDNIFSDDIRPYVEEFTNQKEGAKVLLQSVDDPERFGVANIQNRKIIEIEEKPKEPKSSYAVTGIYLYDSKVFSYIKELKPSARGELEITDINNWYLKRGVLTYNEMSGWWTDAGTHVSLQRANALARDINFGKQFNGE; this is encoded by the coding sequence GTGAAAGGGATTATTTTAGCAGGTGGTACTGGATCGAGATTATATCCAATAACGAAAGTAACGAATAAACATTTACTTCCTGTTGGTCGGTATCCGATGATTTATCATGCGGTATATAAGTTAAAACAATGTGATATTACAGATATTATGATTATTACAGGTAAAGAGCATATGGGGGATGTTGTTAGCTTTTTAGGGAGCGGTCAAGAGTTTGGCGTGTCCTTTACGTATCGTGTGCAAGATAAAGCTGGCGGAATTGCACAAGCATTAGGGCTTTGTGAAGATTTTGTTGGGAATGATCGCATGGTAGTTATATTAGGTGATAATATTTTTTCAGATGATATTCGTCCGTATGTTGAAGAGTTTACAAATCAAAAAGAAGGTGCGAAAGTACTGCTGCAATCTGTAGATGATCCGGAGAGATTTGGCGTAGCAAATATTCAAAACCGCAAAATAATTGAAATTGAAGAAAAGCCGAAAGAGCCGAAAAGTTCCTATGCAGTTACAGGAATTTACTTGTATGATTCGAAAGTCTTTTCTTATATAAAAGAATTAAAACCTTCCGCAAGGGGAGAACTTGAAATTACAGATATCAATAATTGGTATTTAAAGCGAGGGGTACTTACTTATAATGAAATGAGCGGTTGGTGGACTGATGCGGGAACTCATGTTTCTCTTCA
- a CDS encoding glycosyltransferase family protein, which yields MKDHTILVVVCINNEELFEQCERQIRNLFVPPGYVVQIFPIRDAKSMASAYNRALSYPAKYKVYIHQDTFLINREMFYTLISLFKDNEKLGLIGVAGAQFLPSNGIWWEGKNLVGKVIEYRRQNYQLLNLDQLFYGNQSFMSVQEIDGLLMATQYDIPWREDLFQGFHFYDVSQSLEFQKAGYLIGIPNQANLWCIHYNGDEFDADTYEKYRKVFVEHYKDILSPS from the coding sequence ATGAAAGATCATACAATATTAGTCGTTGTTTGTATAAACAATGAAGAGTTATTTGAACAGTGCGAGAGACAAATAAGAAACCTTTTTGTTCCCCCTGGTTATGTTGTACAAATTTTTCCGATACGAGATGCGAAAAGTATGGCAAGTGCATATAACCGAGCACTTTCATATCCCGCGAAGTATAAGGTTTATATACATCAAGATACTTTTCTTATTAATCGTGAGATGTTTTATACACTTATTTCTCTTTTTAAAGATAACGAAAAACTTGGTTTAATTGGAGTAGCTGGTGCTCAGTTTTTACCGAGCAATGGGATATGGTGGGAAGGGAAAAATTTAGTAGGGAAAGTGATTGAGTATAGAAGACAGAATTACCAACTATTAAATTTAGATCAACTCTTTTATGGGAATCAATCATTTATGTCAGTTCAGGAAATTGATGGATTATTAATGGCCACACAGTATGATATCCCGTGGCGAGAAGACTTATTTCAAGGATTCCACTTTTATGATGTGTCGCAGTCTTTAGAGTTTCAAAAGGCAGGTTATTTAATTGGTATCCCTAATCAAGCAAATTTATGGTGTATTCACTACAACGGGGATGAGTTTGATGCGGATACATATGAGAAGTACCGGAAAGTGTTTGTAGAACATTACAAAGATATATTATCTCCATCATAA
- a CDS encoding glycosyltransferase — protein MLNKQGITISLCMIVRDEEKTIARCLDSVEKIVDEIIVVDTGSIDRTKEIVEKYTSNIYDFQWIDDFAAARNFSFSKATQEYILWLDADDVLLEDAQEALKLLKRELDPKIDAVSMPYHLAMDSNGKPLYCTKRNRLVKREKQFQWFGKVHEYLAISGETFSSNVAITHKKEKKVTNRNLKIFQDAVAAGEELSPRDLFYYANECMDNQKYDDAVLLYETFLNQDEGWYEEKIYACGKLGDCYAKLGLWEKAVESCVKSFRYAIPRGENCTRIGYIYMEQQKYNEAIFWFKLATEVPMATESPFHSPASYTWLPYLQMCICYSKLGEQDKAYYYNELAASYVPNNAAIEYNRKYFRSIFDQQKNRYRLFFLEIAYQDSNSNRLTI, from the coding sequence ATGTTGAACAAGCAAGGAATTACAATTAGTTTATGTATGATTGTTCGAGATGAGGAGAAGACAATAGCCCGTTGTTTAGACTCAGTTGAAAAAATTGTGGATGAAATTATAGTGGTTGATACAGGTTCCATCGATCGAACGAAAGAAATCGTAGAGAAATACACTTCTAACATATATGATTTCCAGTGGATTGATGATTTTGCAGCAGCAAGAAATTTTTCTTTTTCAAAAGCGACGCAAGAGTATATATTGTGGCTAGATGCAGATGACGTATTATTAGAAGATGCTCAAGAAGCATTGAAACTGTTAAAAAGAGAATTGGATCCTAAAATTGATGCTGTTTCGATGCCTTATCATCTTGCAATGGATTCTAACGGGAAACCTTTATATTGTACAAAAAGAAATCGACTTGTAAAGCGTGAAAAACAATTTCAATGGTTTGGAAAGGTCCATGAATATTTAGCTATTTCTGGTGAAACTTTTAGTAGTAATGTTGCTATTACACATAAAAAAGAAAAAAAGGTAACAAATCGTAATTTGAAAATTTTTCAAGATGCTGTAGCAGCTGGAGAAGAATTGAGTCCGAGAGATTTATTTTATTACGCAAATGAATGTATGGATAACCAAAAATATGATGATGCAGTTCTTCTATATGAAACATTTCTTAATCAAGACGAAGGATGGTATGAAGAGAAAATTTATGCGTGTGGTAAATTAGGAGATTGCTATGCAAAGCTTGGATTATGGGAAAAGGCAGTTGAATCTTGTGTGAAGTCGTTTCGGTATGCTATTCCTAGAGGAGAGAATTGTACAAGAATAGGATATATATATATGGAACAACAAAAATATAATGAAGCGATATTTTGGTTTAAACTTGCAACGGAAGTACCAATGGCTACGGAGAGTCCATTTCACAGTCCAGCTAGCTACACATGGCTTCCCTATTTACAAATGTGCATTTGTTATAGCAAGTTAGGAGAACAAGACAAGGCTTATTATTACAACGAATTAGCAGCTTCTTACGTTCCAAATAATGCTGCAATTGAATATAACCGCAAATATTTTCGGAGCATTTTTGATCAACAAAAAAATCGTTATAGGTTGTTTTTTTTAGAAATAGCTTATCAAGATTCTAACTCTAATAGATTGACTATATAG